Below is a window of Pelagicoccus albus DNA.
TGTCCACCAGTTCCGCTTGATCGTCGTAGGAATCGAGGTTGATGGAACCGATCAGGTCAGTTCCATTGGCGATAAGTCCGAGGAAGGTGGAGTCGCCGGTGTTGTTGACCGGTCCCGTATCGAACATGCTCAGCAGGTTGTTGCTGGTATCGAATACGGAAACCTTGAAAATGCTTTGGTCTAGCAGGCTGAGAAGGCCGAGGCCGACCGCTGTTTGGCCGCTGTCGAAAGTGATGAATAGGCTCTCTACGAAGGTATTGGCGCCAACCGCTCGGCTTTTGGTTCCGAAAAAGCCAGGGTGGGTCACGACAAGGCCATTGCCGCCGCTAACGGAGAACTCGAGACCAGGAATAACGGGACCTGTGACAGCGGTTGCGTTGGCAGTGTTTAGGGTGTCGCCGATGCCGTCTACATCCGTGCCCGAACCAGCGGAAAAATCTTGGTAAGAAAGGCTGGACGTTTGGGAGTCGAAAATCGACTCATCGGTCAGGGTGATAATGGCGGCATGGGAAGCTGCAGCGAGGGCAAGAGCAGAGGCTAGGGAGGCGATTTTGAGCAGTTTCATGTATGTGGATGTCGGGGAGTTTTGGATTTCTTCAAGCATTGGCCAACAAGTCAGCGAAATGCGCGCCGGAATCTTTTACGAGTGTTTTAACAATGTGTAAGTCTCACATAAACAGACAATAATAAAAATGTGAGTAATCGCCTCTAGCATTTGCCTGTGTAATTTACCTGTAAAGCAGGCCGACAGTTTGTCGGAATTTCTTACTGAAGGCACTGGTTCTTAGGCCTGCAGAGAACGAAAAAAGCCGGACCCTCAAGGAGTCCGGCTTTCTTTGTTTGGGGATGGGAAACAGATGGGGAGCTGTTTGAGGCGGCTCTTGTTTAGGCTTCAGCGGCGAGTAGGGAGCGGCCTTGGGCCTTCACGTCTTCGATGCTGATTTCTCCCTTGTTCACTTTGGCGAGGAGGGCCTTTTGGGCTTCGTAGTCGGAATTCACGATACCGGCGTGGCTTTGCAGCATACGCCAAGCTTTGCGGCGCTCGATGTTGAAGAGGACCATTTGGCGGCTCATCTTCATTGGCACGTGCTTGCCGTTGCCCGCATCGTAGAGGATGTAGACTCCGAAGTCGGGGATGTAGGAGAGGTTTCTCGGATTGTTGAAGCGACGATGCACGACGTCCTGTTGCGTGACGCGGAGGAGGACGTCCTCGAGGTGTTCCATACGCTCCACTTCTTCAGGCGTCGCCTTCTTGATGTGCTGGCGGAAGCGGGCTTCCGTGCACGCCCAGTGAGCGATGGTGAAGGAGTATGGCTCCTTGGTTTCGCTGTACTTGGCCTGCCACCAGTCGCGGTCCGGGTTTTTGTTGCCCTTCAAGCTGAGAGCTTCGGGGTAGGACTCGCCGAGTTGCGGATTGAAGACGAACTCGGGCAAGCAACGGCTTTCGCGAGCCATGCCGGCTTGGATGGTCGCCATGTTGTCCGCCACGCCGTGTTCTGGCTGACAAGTGGTGTAACACTGGAAGAAGGCGGTGCCGCGGTACTGCAAACCTTCGAGCAAGCTAGTATAGAGCTTGGCGGCGTCGGCCATAGAGACTTGAGCGAGGTAAGGGGAGCCGTGTCCGTTGAGGAAACACTCGGCGATGTTTTTCATCTCGTTGAGCTTACCTTGGGACGCTGCGCCGGCCTGGTTCATGTCGAAGCCGCCAGTCATCGGGCTGTGGTCAGAATTTTGACCGCCGGTGTTCGAGTAAACCTGAGTATCGAGCATGAGCAGCTTCACGTTTGGACGGTTCTGAAGGAGAACCTTAGAAACGTTTTGGAAGCCGATATCGCCCATCGCTCCGTCACCGCCAACACACCAAACCTTGGGGAGCTCTTTGATTTCCTCATCGGTCATGAGGGCGTCGGTGAAGTGGGTGTAGTCGAAGTAGCTCACGTCGTCTAGCACGTCGCCATCGAGCAAGTGGTCGATCATACGCTCTGGTATGACGGAGCGGCGAGCGTTCTCAGTCATGAAGCTCTCGCCCATCATCCACGAGATGGTCGCTCCGTCCTGGAAGAGGGAGTTCATCCATGGGTATGGGTGAGGATTGTTCGGAGGCGTGGAACCGTAGACCGTGTTACATCCGGTGTGAGCACCCATGGCCATGACGGACATGCCGTTGGCGAGGCGACCGTCGATGGTCTGTAGCTTCTTGTGGTTGAAGGCTTCGGTTTCCAACACGGCCGCGATGGCGTCGATGCAATCGGCATCGGAGATTTCGCCGTGGGCCGCGAGGCGTGCGTCGGTATCGGAATCGGAGTCGCCACCTAGTCCCATGATGATATGAGCCACCATGCGCTTCCAAGTCGCGTAAGACTTGGCGTCCTCCTTGGCTAGCTTGTCGAGGGCTGTAGGGCCTTCGGCTTTGAGCTTGGCAACCTTTTCCAGGAAGCGATCCGCCTTCTTGTGGTAGATCGGGCGCATGTAGGCTTCGGTCACCGAAGCGAGGGCGTGAAGCACTGGCTTTTCGCCACAGCCTGCGCAAGCTCCGTCACCCGATACGAGGGCGTCGTAGTTGCGGTTAACCATCATGTGGTTTCTCCAAGCCGCTGGACGGGATTCTTCAGGAGCCTCGTCTTTATAGAGGCCGAGGAACTTCTGGTCCGTGTTGGGCAGGAGCTTGAGGAACTCGGTGGCAGAGAGAATCTCGGCGTTGTACTCCTCGGTGTCTTCCACCATGCGAAGGGCGTCGTGGTCGCCACAAACTTCCACGCAAAGTCCACAGCCTTTACAAAGGTCGGAAACGAAGATGGAGAAGATGCCGCCGGCACCCGCTTGCTTGCGCTCGAGGGAGAAGAAGACGGCCGGAACCTTGAGATATGCGAGCGGAAGGATCTTCAAGACTGCGTCCAGCTCGTCGGCCGCTTCAGCAGAGATCTTTTGCTCGGCCCGGACGATTTCCATGACCAATTCGCGCACGGATTCGCCTGCCTTTTTCTTGGCGTTGTCCTTCATGCGCTCGCGGATGGCGGAGTCGACATCTGGAATGGCCGCCGCGATGAGGGCGCGTTGCTCGGGCTCGCGGACGTAGTTTTCAACCGCGGTGCGAAGGATGGTTTGCAGGTCTTGAGCAGTGTTCGGCAAGGCCGTATCCGGACAAGACGTGATACACTCCATACACTGGGTACAGTTTTCCGCGTAGTAGCGAGGTGTCTCTCGACGGGCTCCGTACTTCGAAGTCGTCGCTCCGGTGGCGGAAGCCATCACGCCCACTGCGGCCAGCGGAGTGGCGGGCTGATCGTATCCAAGACCGGCACGGAACTCCTTGTCGAAAGTCTCGGTGCGGTACATCGGAGTGCCTGCTGGCTGAGCTGCGTCCGGCGTGCAACCGCAAGCTCCTCCGCAGTCGCTGTTAGGCATCAGCATTTCGCCACGCATGGCGGAGAGGTCCGGAGCGTCGACAGGTCCGTAAGGAACTTCTACGATCTGGGTTCCGCCTTGGGTCATGACTTCCATGTTGGAGTCCACAACCGCGGCACCGAACTTGCCGAACTTCTTCTCGTACTGGGCACGAACGACTTCCTTGAAGTGGTCTTCGGTGATGCCGAAGGTGTTCAGGAAGGGAGATACCTTGAAGAATGCACCGAGGAAGGAATTACCCTGCATGCGGAGCTGCAGCTCCGGACGGTTGGTTGCCTTCTTAGCGATGTTGAAGCCTGGGAGGATGAAGACGCGGATCTTCTTATCGATGATCTCTTGGCGGTACTTGGATGGGATGCGCTGCCATGCCTTTTCGGGAGCTTCGGCAGATTCCCAGATGAAGGCACCGCCTTCAACTAGACCCTTGATCGGGTTGATATGGGTGAAGGCCTTCGGGTCGCAGCAGAGCACCACATTTACGTGTTTGAGGTCGCAGTTTACGCGGACGCGCTCAGGGGCGGCGGTGAGGAAGTATTCGGTTGGCGAGCCCTTCTTCTCCGATCCGTATTTTGGGTTGGCCGATACGTGGACGACTTCCTTGGGGTTGCCGTTTTCGTCCAATTCGTTGTCGCGTTGGGCAACGTAGGTACCCAAGTCGCCAATGATCTCGGCCAAGTTCTTACCCGTGGTGATCATACCCCAGCCGCCGATGGAGTGGAGGCGAACGGCGACCGCGTCCTTTGGCAAGAGCGATGGCGTATCTTCCGAGACCACGGAGTAAGGGTGGTTGACACCGAGGTTCATGAAGGTGACGCCGTCGTCGGCTTTCTTGCCGTCTTGGCGAGCACGGCCTTCTGCTACGAATTCGTAGGCTCCGATGATATGCTCTGGACGGAAGTCGCGCGATCCGAGTCCGTAGACGCCGGAGTAGTTGCGTGGAACTTCGCTCTGCTCGATGGTTGGCAATCCGTCGCGGTGGGCGAAGCCCGGATGGATGTAGCTCTTGGTCAGGGCGGCGCGAACTTCGCGAGCCAAGGGGTTGTCGCCTGCGAGTGGTTCGTCGGTACGTTCGAGGATTATGCAGGCCTTTTTGCCGCGCAGAGCGTTAACGATGGCTGCTTGTGGGAAAGGACGGATGACGTTGACGTGGACGGATCCGACCTTGGCACCGCGCGTTTCGCGGAGGTAGTCGACGGCCGCTTCGATGTTTTCAGCTGCGGAACCGAGAGTCACGAAGGTGACCTCCGCGTCGTCGTTGCGGTACTCGGTGACAAGGCTGTAGTGGCGTCCGGTCAGGTTTCCGAATTCGTTGTAAGCTTCTTCGATGAAGCCGAGGATCGGTTCGATGAAATTGTTACGTCGAGCGACGACGCCGTTCATGTAGTGCTCCTGATTCTGAACAGGGCCGATGAGGGCAGGATCGGCGAGGTCGATTACCTTCGGGATGCGGCGGCGGGTTGGTCCGAAGAGTTCCTTTTGGGCTTCTGTTGGACATTCGATGATGTCGTCCGGCGAGCCAAGGAATTCGCGGAGCAGGCCGGACTCGTGCTTGAGGAAGGTACGCTCCAAGTGGGAAGTCAGGAAGCCGTCCTGGATGTTCATGCCCGGAGTGAGGGCCTTCTCGGTTACCTTGCGAAGGATGACGGCTTGGTCGGCGGCTTGCTGAGCGTCCTTGGCGAACATCATGATCCAGCCCGTATCGAGAGCGGCGTAGATGTCGTCGTGGCCACAATGCACGTTAAGGGCATGCTTGGTCAAGGCGCGGGCCGCGACTTCCAGAACCATAGTGGAGAGCTTCCCTGGGGCGTGGTAGTATTGCTCGACGCCGTAGACGATACCCTGACCGGAGGTGAAATTGACGGTACGTTTGCCGGTGACTGATTGGGCGATGGCGCCGCCCTGAGCAGCGTGTTCGCCTTCCGCCTCGATGGCGAGGGTCGGCTGGCCAAAGACATTTAGCTGACCTTTAGCTCGGGCGAACTCAAACATTTCGCCCATTTCGGTGGAGGGGGTGATGGGGTAGAATACGCCGGCTTCCGCGATGCGGGCCTCTGTGTAGAGGGCAACCAGTTGGTTACCGTTAGTCGTGATACGTATCCCAGGATATTTCGGTTTCGAAGCGATCATTTTGTCGTTAGTAACTGTTCGGAAAGGAAGAGAGAGCTGTCGGGTTCGTCATTTTAGGACCATACCATCGAGCTCTCGAATTAGCCAACCGCCTGCGGCTATCCCGAGAGAATCACCCACTATGAGCTGAATTAAAAGATAAAAATGTCTTTAATAGCTAAATGTGAGTAGAAGGGGAGGGTTTTGAGGGCTTGCGAGTCTCATTTGCAGGTCCAAGAAAGGCTTCGAAACTCGGACTTATGGCTTGAACCGAAGCTCTTAGCTTGTCCTGTTACACGCTTTTCCAAGGTAATGAGCGAAACGACAAAGGACGAACTCGGGCAAGTGCTCGAAGGCAACGAGGAGGATTTAGCCAAGGCATTGGCTGCGTTTAATTCGCTAGCGGTCGACCAGGACTGGAGCGGCGACGCGCCAGCTCCAAGACTTGATCGTCCTCGCACCATAGCCAATGCCATGGAAGTGAGCGCTCCGGGCACGTTTTCCAAGAACGCGATTCGCACGCTCAGACTGGAGCCTACGGAGTTGAGTGGCTGGTGGTTACAGCGAACGGATTTGCCTGATTCGCGGCCCATCAAGGTCTCGATCCGCAACGTTTGGACGACTGGAGAGATCGTGAGCAACATCGTGTTGCGTTCCGGTTCTTCGCACAATTACGTCCGCCTCGTGGAGCATATCATCGCCCTGAAGGCCGGCATGGATGTGGACAATCTCCTGATCAAGCTCGATTCCGGAGATCCGCCCCTTTTCAACGAAGGCAGCAAGGAGCTGGTGGAAGCCATCAATGCGGCCGGCCGTAGGGAGTTGGATGGCAAGGTGCGTTATTTCACTGTCAAAGAGCGGGTTTCGCTCCTCACGCCACACGGTGGCATATTGAGAATCGATCCAATCGATGACGGAGATTTCGCCCTTCGAATCGACTGCGCTCGCGATTTCCCCAATGCGATCGGCCAACAGAGAATTCGCTTCGTCAATAATGACCGATCCTTCCTGCACGGTTCCACCGCTCGCACCAATACCACGGCTCGCCAGAAGCTTTTGGTGAGCACCATCGGCAAGCTTTTTGCGGAATCCCGAAATCTCGGCTACAACGCGAACAACGTGCTCATCGCGGGCAAGAACAAGTACTCGAATGTGGCGACTCACCTAGAGAACGGAAAGTCGCTGGAAGCCGCCTGGCACCGCGCTGTGCTAGACTTGCTGGCGGCCTTGGCCCTAATCGACGAAGGCCGTTTTGTGGGCAAAATCGTGGACTATAAGGGCGGGCACTATCCGGATGTGGAGATGGTGAAGCTGCTCTACGCTTACGATGTCCTGAAGGAAGTCTAGGGGATCTTTCTTGGACCGCCTCTGTTTTTGTAAAATCGGACTGAAGATTTCCCAGGGGCGACCAGAATCTTCGGCGCTGCTGTACTGGGCTTTCAAAGAGTCGATTAAATGAAGCAACTCAACGTTTCTAATCGTTGTGTATTTCGTTTGTTCAACTCTGAGTCGCCTCCAGGTGTGGTAGTCTGGAGGCGCTTCTTTTTTCAGGAGCGAGGGAAGCGATAGCCGGAGCTTCGTTACCGGGAAAAATTATTAGAGGCGCTCCGAGGGGCGAATTGGTTCAGCGAGCAAGAGCCGTTGACATTGCTCGCCGCTTTCATTGGTTCGGCCAACTTCCCGCATGAAAGTTGTCCTCGCCGAAAAACCCTCCGTCGCTCGCGACATCGCCAAACACCTTAAGGCGACTCAACGAAACGACGGCTATCTGTCTGGAGCGGATTGGGCGGTGACTTGGGCGTTTGGTCATCTGGTGGAACTCAAGGAGCCGGAGGAGTATCGACCAGAGTGGAAATCCTGGAAACTGAGCTTGCTGCCGATCATTCCTGATCGATTTGAATTGCGAGCTCGTGGGGACGATGGAGCCCGCAAACAACTCGAGACGGTGAAGAAGCTCTTTACGGATGCCGACGAAATCATCTGCGCCACGGACGCCGGTCGAGAGGGAGAATTGATTTTCCGCTACATTTTGGAGTGGGCGGGTTGCGTGGGTAAGCCGGTGAAGCGACTCTGGATTAGCTCCCTTACCGCTTCCGCCATCAGCAAAGGTTTTGCCGGTCTGAAGGAAGGTAAGGAGTTCGATACTTTGCATGCTGCGGCCCGCTGCCGAAGCGAAGCGGACTGGATCGTCGGTCTCAATGCGACACGGTATTTCACAGTTGAATACGGCAAGCGGAACCTACTGCTCAGCCTCGGTCGTGTACAGACGCCGATTCTTGCGATGATCGTAGGGCGCGATACGGAAATCGAGTCCTTCAAATCGGAAGATTTCTGGGAGGTGCACAGTATCTGCCGCGAGACGAAATTTCGCCACACTGGCGGAAAAATCGTCAAGGAGGAGGAGGCCAAGGCCTTGCTGGCCAAAGTGGAAGGCCAGCCGATGGAAGTGGTCGACGTGCAGCAGAAGGAAGAACGCACCAATCCGCCGCTCTTGTTCGACTTGACGGAACTGCAGCGCGAGATGAACCGCCGCTACGGCTTCACCGCAGACCAGACGCTGCGCATCGCCCAGAATCTTTACGAGCAAAAGCACATCACCTATCCGCGTACGGATAGTCGCTACCTTTCGACTGATTTGCAGCCGACGATTGCTCCGCTACTCAAGAGATTGGCAGCTTTGAAGCCGAAGGAAGTGGAAGCCTTGGATTTGGAGAAGCTAGACTTCAGCAAGCGGATTATCGACGACAGCAAGGTATCCGATCACCACGCCATCATTCCGACCGATGACTTGCCCGGCAACTTGAACGAGGATGAGAGCCGGGTCTACGAAGCGGTGCTGTTGCGTCTGATATCAGTTTTTTACCCCCCATGTATCAAAGCGGTCACTACGGTGGAAGCAAAGGCGGCGGAAGAGCTGTTTCGGGCTCGGGGAACCGTTTTGATCGATGCTGGTTGGCAGTCGCTTTACCCGCAGATCTTTTCTGCCAAACCCGCGAAGAAAGCAGCCAAGAAGCGGGCCAAGGGAAGTTCGTCTGAGGAGAGTGCGGCCATGCCAAATTTCCAGATTGGCGAAAGCAATCCGCACCAGCCGAGTATCGAAAAATT
It encodes the following:
- a CDS encoding 2-oxoacid:acceptor oxidoreductase family protein, with the translated sequence MIASKPKYPGIRITTNGNQLVALYTEARIAEAGVFYPITPSTEMGEMFEFARAKGQLNVFGQPTLAIEAEGEHAAQGGAIAQSVTGKRTVNFTSGQGIVYGVEQYYHAPGKLSTMVLEVAARALTKHALNVHCGHDDIYAALDTGWIMMFAKDAQQAADQAVILRKVTEKALTPGMNIQDGFLTSHLERTFLKHESGLLREFLGSPDDIIECPTEAQKELFGPTRRRIPKVIDLADPALIGPVQNQEHYMNGVVARRNNFIEPILGFIEEAYNEFGNLTGRHYSLVTEYRNDDAEVTFVTLGSAAENIEAAVDYLRETRGAKVGSVHVNVIRPFPQAAIVNALRGKKACIILERTDEPLAGDNPLAREVRAALTKSYIHPGFAHRDGLPTIEQSEVPRNYSGVYGLGSRDFRPEHIIGAYEFVAEGRARQDGKKADDGVTFMNLGVNHPYSVVSEDTPSLLPKDAVAVRLHSIGGWGMITTGKNLAEIIGDLGTYVAQRDNELDENGNPKEVVHVSANPKYGSEKKGSPTEYFLTAAPERVRVNCDLKHVNVVLCCDPKAFTHINPIKGLVEGGAFIWESAEAPEKAWQRIPSKYRQEIIDKKIRVFILPGFNIAKKATNRPELQLRMQGNSFLGAFFKVSPFLNTFGITEDHFKEVVRAQYEKKFGKFGAAVVDSNMEVMTQGGTQIVEVPYGPVDAPDLSAMRGEMLMPNSDCGGACGCTPDAAQPAGTPMYRTETFDKEFRAGLGYDQPATPLAAVGVMASATGATTSKYGARRETPRYYAENCTQCMECITSCPDTALPNTAQDLQTILRTAVENYVREPEQRALIAAAIPDVDSAIRERMKDNAKKKAGESVRELVMEIVRAEQKISAEAADELDAVLKILPLAYLKVPAVFFSLERKQAGAGGIFSIFVSDLCKGCGLCVEVCGDHDALRMVEDTEEYNAEILSATEFLKLLPNTDQKFLGLYKDEAPEESRPAAWRNHMMVNRNYDALVSGDGACAGCGEKPVLHALASVTEAYMRPIYHKKADRFLEKVAKLKAEGPTALDKLAKEDAKSYATWKRMVAHIIMGLGGDSDSDTDARLAAHGEISDADCIDAIAAVLETEAFNHKKLQTIDGRLANGMSVMAMGAHTGCNTVYGSTPPNNPHPYPWMNSLFQDGATISWMMGESFMTENARRSVIPERMIDHLLDGDVLDDVSYFDYTHFTDALMTDEEIKELPKVWCVGGDGAMGDIGFQNVSKVLLQNRPNVKLLMLDTQVYSNTGGQNSDHSPMTGGFDMNQAGAASQGKLNEMKNIAECFLNGHGSPYLAQVSMADAAKLYTSLLEGLQYRGTAFFQCYTTCQPEHGVADNMATIQAGMARESRCLPEFVFNPQLGESYPEALSLKGNKNPDRDWWQAKYSETKEPYSFTIAHWACTEARFRQHIKKATPEEVERMEHLEDVLLRVTQQDVVHRRFNNPRNLSYIPDFGVYILYDAGNGKHVPMKMSRQMVLFNIERRKAWRMLQSHAGIVNSDYEAQKALLAKVNKGEISIEDVKAQGRSLLAAEA
- a CDS encoding UDP-3-O-acyl-N-acetylglucosamine deacetylase produces the protein MSETTKDELGQVLEGNEEDLAKALAAFNSLAVDQDWSGDAPAPRLDRPRTIANAMEVSAPGTFSKNAIRTLRLEPTELSGWWLQRTDLPDSRPIKVSIRNVWTTGEIVSNIVLRSGSSHNYVRLVEHIIALKAGMDVDNLLIKLDSGDPPLFNEGSKELVEAINAAGRRELDGKVRYFTVKERVSLLTPHGGILRIDPIDDGDFALRIDCARDFPNAIGQQRIRFVNNDRSFLHGSTARTNTTARQKLLVSTIGKLFAESRNLGYNANNVLIAGKNKYSNVATHLENGKSLEAAWHRAVLDLLAALALIDEGRFVGKIVDYKGGHYPDVEMVKLLYAYDVLKEV
- a CDS encoding VPDSG-CTERM sorting domain-containing protein, with the protein product MKLLKIASLASALALAAASHAAIITLTDESIFDSQTSSLSYQDFSAGSGTDVDGIGDTLNTANATAVTGPVIPGLEFSVSGGNGLVVTHPGFFGTKSRAVGANTFVESLFITFDSGQTAVGLGLLSLLDQSIFKVSVFDTSNNLLSMFDTGPVNNTGDSTFLGLIANGTDLIGSINLDSYDDQAELVDMVKFGTATPETIKIPDHSSTAILAGISFLGLFIARRRMK
- a CDS encoding type IA DNA topoisomerase, encoding MKVVLAEKPSVARDIAKHLKATQRNDGYLSGADWAVTWAFGHLVELKEPEEYRPEWKSWKLSLLPIIPDRFELRARGDDGARKQLETVKKLFTDADEIICATDAGREGELIFRYILEWAGCVGKPVKRLWISSLTASAISKGFAGLKEGKEFDTLHAAARCRSEADWIVGLNATRYFTVEYGKRNLLLSLGRVQTPILAMIVGRDTEIESFKSEDFWEVHSICRETKFRHTGGKIVKEEEAKALLAKVEGQPMEVVDVQQKEERTNPPLLFDLTELQREMNRRYGFTADQTLRIAQNLYEQKHITYPRTDSRYLSTDLQPTIAPLLKRLAALKPKEVEALDLEKLDFSKRIIDDSKVSDHHAIIPTDDLPGNLNEDESRVYEAVLLRLISVFYPPCIKAVTTVEAKAAEELFRARGTVLIDAGWQSLYPQIFSAKPAKKAAKKRAKGSSSEESAAMPNFQIGESNPHQPSIEKFKTNPPKRFTEATLLSLMETAGKIVDDEELKEALKDKGVGTPATRASIIEVLIQRKYVERKKKNLISTDSGRHLISLIQDERLKSPELTGDWEFRLKKVERGEQDASKFMEDVIEYTREILANDAGKTVDLKNLGPCPKCRAPVMRGKTGYGCSSWRDGCKFVIKDGTLGMQFQPSLMRELLYNGRTLEAHPIDDGGKKFMGFLTLGKGGALKYERIESSQDTGGHEKFGDCPLCGSAVVEGTKGWGCCNWKNGCKFVIWKQIAQRELSEEEATLLLEKRETPQLDGFKSKAGKEFSAKLKIKGGKVQFDFS